A single genomic interval of Arachis duranensis cultivar V14167 chromosome 7, aradu.V14167.gnm2.J7QH, whole genome shotgun sequence harbors:
- the LOC107496265 gene encoding uncharacterized protein LOC107496265, translated as MESALSSSLLSLATPTRLTPISCSPPRHATVPLCVRTSSTFSAKFAETRRTSTKVSAINDVTTVLDPAPVEITWQIIVGTIAGITPFVVAGIEFSKRIIAQRKCEECGGSGIVFRDKKYFRCPECGGFLPWQSWKRFFSG; from the exons ATGGAATCTGCACTCTCTTCTTCTCTGCTTTCCTTAGCAACTCCGACCAGACTCACACCCATTTCTTGTTCTCCGCCAAGACATGCAACAGTTCCTCTTTGTGTCAGAACAAGCTCCACTTTTTCAGCTAAGTTTGCAGAAACAAGAAGAACATCAACAAAAGTCTCGGCTATCAATGATGTAACCACTGTTCTTGACCCTGCTCCAGTTGAAATCACATGGCAAATCATAGTTGGAACTATAG CTGGGATTACACCTTTTGTGGTGGCAGGGATAGAGTTCAGCAAAAGGATT ATAGCACAAAGGAAATGTGAGGAATGTGGAGGATCAGGGATTGTTTTCAGGGACAAGAAGTATTTTCGTTGCCCTGAATGTG GTGGATTTCTTCCTTGGCAGTCATGGAAGAGATTCTTTTCTGGTTAG